One window of the Archangium primigenium genome contains the following:
- a CDS encoding 3-deoxy-7-phosphoheptulonate synthase — MTSRTENLNVVGIDRMSTPAEIKERVPMTDRAAESVLAGRRALMNILERKDPRLFVIVGPCSIHDPQAGLDYARRLRALADEVRDTLCLVMRVYFEKPRTSTGWKGFINDPRMDDSFHIEEGMERGRRFLRDVAELGLPAATEALDPIAPQYYGDLISWTAIGARTAESQTHREMASGLSTPVGFKNGTDGSLDAAVNGILSASHPHSFLGLNENGVSSIIRTRGNAHGHLVLRGGGGRPNYDTVSITLAEQTLAKAKLPPNVVVDCSHANSYKKPELQPLVMRDVMHQVREGNRSVVGLMVESFLEAGNQPIPADLSQLRYGCSVTDACVDWDTTEQMLRQANELLRGVIPHRRAA; from the coding sequence ATGACCTCTCGCACCGAAAACCTGAATGTCGTCGGCATCGACCGCATGTCCACCCCGGCGGAAATCAAGGAGCGCGTGCCGATGACCGACCGCGCCGCCGAGTCCGTGCTCGCCGGGCGGCGCGCGTTGATGAACATCCTGGAGCGCAAGGACCCGCGGCTGTTCGTCATCGTGGGGCCGTGCTCCATCCACGATCCGCAGGCGGGGCTGGACTACGCGCGCCGGCTGCGCGCGCTCGCCGACGAGGTGCGCGACACGCTGTGCCTCGTGATGCGGGTGTACTTCGAGAAGCCGCGCACCTCCACGGGGTGGAAGGGCTTCATCAACGATCCGCGCATGGATGACTCCTTCCACATCGAGGAGGGCATGGAGCGCGGCCGTCGCTTCCTGCGGGACGTGGCGGAGCTGGGCCTGCCCGCGGCCACCGAGGCGCTGGATCCCATCGCGCCGCAGTACTACGGCGACCTCATCTCCTGGACGGCCATCGGCGCGCGCACCGCCGAGTCGCAGACCCACCGGGAGATGGCCTCGGGGCTGTCCACGCCCGTGGGCTTCAAGAATGGCACGGACGGCTCGCTGGACGCGGCGGTCAACGGCATCCTCTCCGCCTCGCACCCCCACAGCTTCCTCGGGCTCAACGAGAACGGCGTCTCCTCCATCATCCGCACGCGCGGCAACGCGCACGGCCACCTGGTGCTGCGCGGCGGTGGCGGCCGGCCCAACTACGACACGGTGTCCATCACCCTGGCCGAGCAGACGCTCGCCAAGGCGAAGCTGCCGCCCAACGTCGTCGTCGACTGCTCGCACGCCAACTCCTACAAGAAGCCCGAGCTGCAGCCCCTGGTGATGCGCGACGTGATGCACCAGGTGCGCGAGGGCAACCGCTCGGTGGTGGGCCTGATGGTGGAGAGCTTCCTCGAGGCGGGCAACCAGCCCATCCCCGCGGATCTCTCCCAGCTGCGCTACGGCTGCTCGGTGACGGACGCGTGCGTGGACTGGGACACCACCGAGCAGATGCTGCGGCAGGCGAATGAACTCTTGCGCGGTGTGATCCCCCACCGTCGCGCCGCGTGA
- the mltG gene encoding endolytic transglycosylase MltG produces the protein MKRFVLALCGLLLLGVLALGGVYIWAEQGVRQAVAPPGAPAVEFAVAKGTTGRGLGPQLVSGGLIRDARLWRWHLYRRGGLSPKAGRHLVSPSMTMEEVSAALEAPPLPEDVPFVVIEGWRLRDTDEALAAAKLIKPGAYLAAASHPERFTAPFPLPTRGTLEGYLYPETYGVIPGEFKVEELIQRQLNTFAERFYVPRKDALAKTGRTLHDVVVMASMLEREEPVPEQRPVVSGILWKRIDKGFPLGVDATSRYELEEWNDRKAFLKRLRDTTDPWNTRHRKGLPPGPIGSPTVASLEAALQPQANEFWYYLHDAQRRLHPSRNAEEHEALRRKYNVY, from the coding sequence ATGAAGCGTTTCGTGTTGGCGCTGTGTGGACTGCTGCTGCTCGGGGTCCTGGCATTGGGTGGTGTGTACATCTGGGCGGAGCAAGGGGTGCGTCAGGCCGTCGCCCCGCCGGGGGCTCCCGCCGTGGAGTTCGCCGTGGCCAAGGGCACCACGGGCCGGGGCCTCGGGCCCCAACTCGTCTCGGGCGGGCTCATCCGCGACGCGCGGCTGTGGCGCTGGCACCTGTACCGGCGCGGCGGACTGTCGCCCAAGGCGGGCCGGCACCTGGTCAGCCCCTCCATGACCATGGAGGAGGTCTCCGCCGCGCTCGAGGCCCCGCCCCTGCCGGAGGACGTGCCGTTCGTGGTCATCGAGGGCTGGCGCCTGCGCGACACGGACGAGGCCCTCGCCGCCGCGAAGCTCATCAAGCCGGGCGCCTACCTGGCCGCCGCCAGCCACCCCGAGCGCTTCACGGCGCCCTTCCCGCTGCCCACCCGGGGCACCCTGGAGGGCTACCTCTACCCGGAGACCTACGGCGTCATCCCGGGCGAGTTCAAGGTGGAGGAGCTCATCCAGCGGCAGCTGAACACCTTCGCCGAGCGCTTCTACGTGCCGCGCAAGGACGCGCTGGCCAAGACGGGGCGCACGCTGCACGACGTGGTGGTGATGGCTTCCATGCTCGAGCGCGAGGAGCCCGTGCCCGAGCAGCGCCCCGTGGTGTCCGGCATCCTCTGGAAGCGGATCGACAAGGGGTTTCCCCTGGGCGTGGACGCCACGTCCCGCTACGAGCTGGAGGAGTGGAATGATCGCAAGGCCTTCCTCAAGCGCCTGCGCGACACCACGGACCCCTGGAACACGCGCCACCGCAAGGGCCTGCCCCCCGGCCCCATCGGCTCGCCCACGGTGGCGTCGCTCGAGGCCGCGCTCCAGCCCCAGGCCAACGAGTTCTGGTACTACCTGCACGATGCCCAGCGGCGCCTGCACCCCTCGCGCAACGCCGAGGAGCACGAGGCCCTGCGCCGCAAGTACAACGTGTACTGA
- a CDS encoding DUF2891 domain-containing protein, whose amino-acid sequence MASTSLLALVLSTLTAQTAPPPDFSAEAAERFARLALECVHREYPNKIAHVMAGDADARPPRELTPAFYGCYDWHSSVHGHWLLARLARVYPEAPFAAQAREALARSLTPENIAAETRYLGAPGRVSFERPYGLAWLLQLAAELREWDDPQARGWVTTLAPLETLSAQRLREWLPKLSRPIRVGEHDQTAFAFGLVLDWARRAGDDGMRGLVETRARDFYEKDRRAPLAYEPSGHDFLSPCLAEADLMRRVLPPARFATWLKDFLPDLPTQAVGSKSAPKADAWLEPAVVTDPGDPKLAHLDGLNLSRAWMLEGIASALPAQDKRRGTLEAAARRHREAGLRSVTGAHYEGGHWLGSFAVYLVTRRGLSQP is encoded by the coding sequence ATGGCATCCACCTCCTTGCTGGCCCTCGTCTTGAGCACCCTCACCGCCCAGACCGCCCCTCCTCCGGACTTCAGCGCGGAGGCCGCGGAGCGCTTCGCGCGGCTCGCGCTCGAGTGCGTCCACCGCGAGTACCCGAACAAGATCGCCCACGTCATGGCCGGGGACGCGGATGCCCGGCCGCCCCGGGAGCTCACGCCCGCCTTCTACGGCTGCTACGACTGGCACTCCTCCGTGCATGGCCACTGGCTGCTGGCGCGGCTGGCGCGCGTCTACCCGGAGGCGCCCTTCGCCGCCCAGGCCCGCGAGGCCCTGGCCCGGAGCCTGACGCCCGAGAACATCGCCGCCGAGACGCGCTACCTCGGCGCCCCGGGCCGTGTGTCCTTCGAGCGCCCCTATGGCCTCGCGTGGCTCCTGCAGCTCGCCGCGGAGCTGCGCGAGTGGGACGACCCCCAGGCGCGCGGCTGGGTCACCACGCTCGCCCCCCTGGAGACGCTCTCCGCCCAGCGCCTGCGCGAGTGGCTGCCCAAGCTCTCGCGCCCCATCCGCGTGGGGGAGCACGACCAGACGGCCTTCGCCTTCGGCCTGGTGTTGGATTGGGCGCGCCGGGCGGGCGACGACGGCATGCGCGGCCTGGTGGAGACCCGGGCGCGGGACTTCTACGAGAAGGACCGGCGGGCGCCCCTGGCCTACGAGCCCTCGGGCCACGACTTCCTCTCCCCCTGCCTGGCCGAGGCGGACCTCATGCGGCGCGTGCTCCCCCCGGCGCGCTTCGCCACCTGGCTCAAGGACTTCCTGCCGGACCTCCCCACCCAGGCCGTCGGCTCGAAGTCCGCCCCGAAGGCGGACGCCTGGCTGGAGCCCGCCGTGGTCACCGACCCCGGAGATCCCAAGCTCGCGCACCTGGATGGGCTCAACCTGAGCCGGGCCTGGATGCTGGAGGGCATCGCCTCGGCCTTGCCCGCCCAGGACAAGCGCCGGGGGACGCTGGAGGCGGCGGCCCGGCGCCACCGGGAGGCGGGGCTCCGGTCGGTGACGGGCGCCCACTATGAAGGAGGGCACTGGCTGGGCAGCTTCGCGGTGTACCTGGTGACGCGCCGGGGCCTGAGCCAGCCCTGA
- a CDS encoding two-component system sensor histidine kinase NtrB, whose translation MPETAQSPWRWMDGFLSPELKRVPPEEMGRARLLIVITLVLMLFDGMILLFLPVSPQPWVHGPVILMSLAANGVALGLLRHRSTLDASATLVCATMAAMLVFTLSTSQWSASASHAAITLLPALSVYLIGPRAGLLITLPVALFIAVIHPLRFTLWGDLRGPEAVRLWMMNVSAAFCMGCLWVVSWLHSSARRKAHQAREQALRTLRESEHKLHTLIENTDDLVCSLDVEGRVLVVNSAMRKAYRIREGREPVPGEPLFPRGSAKLAALGRMMAQSFSGRGVRREDTFVHADGRHETVEVSFKPMFGEDSQPLGLTLFARNITERKVAEAKLSEVHRTLLDVSRKAGMAEAITGLLHNVGNTLNSVNVSVHLVTERLRASRVGGLARAVELLHAHRGSLAAFLERDPRGQQLPAYLVAVSSQLVEEQRALLAEQDTLAHALEHVKSIISTQQQHARVSAPVERVSVTQLIDDALRLHALPLERAGVEIRRQYDALPEVMLDRHKLLQIVLNLLSNARQALLDTPRSDKRLTVRIAARPEERLLIQVTDNGPGISREHLPRIFTQGFTTKKDGHGFGLHTSALAALEMDGTLTCDSPGPGQGATFTIDLPMQPPSAR comes from the coding sequence ATGCCGGAGACCGCTCAATCGCCGTGGCGTTGGATGGACGGCTTCCTGTCGCCCGAGCTCAAGCGGGTGCCGCCCGAGGAGATGGGCCGCGCGCGACTGCTCATCGTCATCACCCTCGTGCTGATGCTGTTCGACGGGATGATCCTGCTGTTCCTGCCCGTCAGCCCCCAGCCGTGGGTCCATGGCCCGGTGATCCTCATGTCGCTGGCCGCCAATGGCGTCGCCCTGGGACTGCTGCGCCACAGGTCCACGCTGGACGCCTCGGCGACGCTCGTCTGCGCGACCATGGCGGCGATGCTGGTGTTCACCCTGTCCACCAGCCAGTGGTCCGCGTCCGCCTCCCACGCGGCCATCACCCTCTTGCCCGCGCTGTCCGTCTATCTCATCGGCCCGCGCGCCGGGCTCCTCATCACCCTGCCCGTGGCGCTGTTCATCGCCGTCATCCACCCCTTGCGCTTCACGCTGTGGGGGGACCTGCGGGGGCCGGAGGCCGTGCGCCTGTGGATGATGAACGTCTCGGCGGCCTTCTGCATGGGGTGCCTGTGGGTGGTGAGCTGGCTGCACTCCTCGGCCCGGCGCAAGGCCCATCAGGCGCGCGAGCAGGCCCTGCGCACCCTGCGCGAGAGCGAGCACAAGCTGCACACCCTCATCGAGAACACGGATGATCTGGTGTGCTCGCTCGACGTGGAGGGCCGGGTGCTCGTCGTCAACTCGGCGATGCGCAAGGCCTATCGGATCCGCGAGGGCCGGGAGCCCGTACCGGGCGAGCCGCTCTTTCCCCGGGGCAGTGCGAAGCTCGCCGCGCTGGGCCGGATGATGGCCCAGTCGTTCAGTGGCCGGGGCGTGCGCCGCGAGGACACCTTCGTGCACGCGGACGGCCGGCACGAGACGGTGGAGGTCTCCTTCAAGCCCATGTTCGGCGAGGATAGCCAGCCCCTGGGCCTCACGCTCTTCGCCCGCAACATCACCGAGCGCAAGGTGGCGGAGGCCAAGCTGTCCGAGGTGCATCGCACCCTGCTGGACGTCTCGCGCAAGGCGGGCATGGCCGAGGCGATCACCGGCCTGCTGCACAACGTGGGCAACACGCTCAACAGCGTCAACGTCTCCGTGCACCTGGTCACCGAGCGGCTGCGCGCCTCGCGCGTGGGGGGCCTGGCGCGCGCCGTGGAGTTGCTGCACGCGCACCGGGGCTCGCTCGCCGCGTTCCTGGAGCGGGATCCTCGGGGCCAGCAGTTGCCCGCCTACCTCGTCGCCGTGTCGAGCCAGCTCGTCGAGGAGCAGCGCGCCCTCTTGGCCGAGCAGGACACGCTCGCCCACGCGCTGGAGCACGTGAAGTCCATCATCAGCACCCAGCAGCAGCACGCGCGCGTGTCCGCCCCGGTGGAGCGGGTGTCGGTGACCCAGCTCATCGACGATGCCCTGCGCCTGCACGCCCTGCCCCTCGAGCGCGCGGGCGTGGAGATCCGGCGCCAGTACGACGCGCTGCCCGAGGTCATGCTGGACCGGCACAAGCTGTTGCAGATCGTGCTCAACCTACTGAGCAACGCGCGCCAGGCCTTGCTCGACACGCCCCGCTCCGACAAACGACTCACCGTGCGCATCGCCGCGCGGCCCGAGGAGCGGCTGCTCATCCAGGTGACCGACAACGGCCCCGGCATCTCCCGGGAGCACCTGCCGCGCATCTTCACCCAGGGCTTCACCACCAAGAAGGACGGCCATGGCTTCGGGCTGCACACGAGCGCCCTGGCCGCCCTCGAGATGGACGGCACCCTCACCTGCGACAGCCCGGGCCCTGGCCAGGGGGCCACCTTCACCATCGATCTGCCGATGCAACCGCCGTCCGCCCGCTAG
- a CDS encoding DUF3592 domain-containing protein, translated as MLYTRAMQLAIPQAPRPVPLTRVPGAVFRLVQVVIVGLALMALVVAGTWVVGRFLVEERTFLARAQEVEGQLMASTLPPKDEREGAEARLEVIYSVGKVQYSAAGVRTRAEYAEGIGRGARVLLLVDPHAPDRPREAGYVRERALGLGLVPWGLGLGALAAVSLFAWELRRTLRAELAPLRKGMLVWLTPEQPLEESTRERYFPATYFKQDQKHSVRARLGPRRAPVRNGDKVLAAVLSSLPGQARVIDEELARRLGWVR; from the coding sequence GTGCTGTATACGAGGGCCATGCAGCTCGCCATTCCCCAGGCTCCCCGTCCGGTCCCCCTCACGCGTGTCCCCGGCGCCGTGTTCCGGCTCGTCCAGGTGGTGATCGTGGGCCTCGCGCTGATGGCCCTGGTCGTCGCGGGCACCTGGGTGGTGGGCCGCTTCCTGGTGGAGGAGCGCACCTTCCTCGCGCGGGCGCAGGAGGTCGAGGGCCAGCTCATGGCCTCCACGCTGCCGCCCAAGGACGAGCGCGAGGGCGCCGAGGCCCGGCTGGAGGTCATCTACTCGGTGGGCAAGGTGCAATACTCCGCCGCGGGCGTCCGCACGCGCGCCGAGTACGCCGAGGGAATCGGCCGCGGGGCCCGGGTGCTGCTCCTGGTGGATCCCCACGCCCCGGACCGGCCCCGCGAGGCGGGCTACGTGCGCGAGCGCGCCCTGGGCCTGGGCCTGGTGCCCTGGGGGCTCGGACTCGGGGCGCTCGCCGCCGTGAGCCTCTTCGCCTGGGAGCTGCGGCGCACGCTGCGCGCCGAGCTGGCGCCCCTGCGCAAGGGCATGCTCGTGTGGCTCACCCCCGAGCAGCCCCTGGAGGAGTCGACCCGGGAGCGCTACTTCCCCGCCACCTACTTCAAGCAGGACCAGAAGCACTCCGTGCGGGCGCGCCTGGGGCCCCGCCGCGCCCCGGTGCGCAACGGCGACAAGGTCCTCGCCGCGGTGCTGTCCTCCCTGCCGGGGCAGGCCCGCGTCATCGACGAGGAGCTGGCCCGGCGCCTGGGGTGGGTGCGCTAG
- a CDS encoding N-acetylmuramoyl-L-alanine amidase — MRSHLAPLLALLLPLSAQARKDPAEAAYQDARRSYYVLKDDAARRKLRHHWLNVVHKFEAVAQQHPKSPRAPDALYTAADLLHSLSRISFVAEDQQAAIADYTRLVEGHPRHRLADDAAAVLARIYFERLDQPESARRVITQMLSANPKGDRVPELKSLLASLPAKAPPPASPARVKPPVSPPATAVASAPPPTVIKVDLSKPETSAAGASPSLLDAISQQGRAPAPRGETPVTPPAPTPAAEAVAVVETPVAPAVETPPAEVKPVETPRPVEPKPEPRPAPAEVLAANKPVTAPVDEHMAQARLKAVARVSNKAELTLAEQLGLKVRRVVIDAGHGGHDTGAIGRKGTREKDVTLAISRKLAQQLREQGMEVLLTRDEDRYLKLEERAHVANEARGDLFISIHCNAAESGKLRGIETYTLNTSADRYSIRLAARENAMSEKGISDLQFILADLATKANTSESTRLATQVQKNLVGHLSSHYSDVKNLGTKEALFYVLLGAKMPAILVETAFLSHAEEEKRLASEAYQDEVAKAIAQGVLGFVGGRGPVAKAP, encoded by the coding sequence ATGCGCTCCCACCTCGCTCCGCTTCTGGCCCTGTTGCTGCCGCTCTCCGCCCAGGCCCGGAAGGATCCCGCCGAGGCCGCCTACCAGGACGCGCGCCGGTCCTATTACGTCCTCAAGGACGACGCCGCGCGCCGCAAGCTGCGCCACCACTGGCTCAACGTGGTCCACAAGTTCGAGGCCGTGGCCCAGCAGCACCCCAAGAGCCCCCGCGCTCCGGACGCGCTGTACACCGCCGCGGATCTGCTCCACTCGCTCAGCCGCATCTCCTTCGTGGCCGAGGATCAGCAGGCCGCCATCGCCGACTACACCCGCCTGGTGGAGGGCCACCCGCGCCACCGGCTCGCCGATGACGCCGCGGCGGTGCTCGCGCGCATCTACTTCGAGCGGCTGGATCAGCCCGAGTCAGCGCGCCGGGTCATCACCCAGATGCTCTCGGCCAACCCCAAGGGGGACCGGGTGCCCGAGCTCAAGTCGCTCCTGGCCTCGCTGCCCGCCAAGGCGCCGCCCCCGGCCTCGCCCGCGCGCGTCAAGCCGCCGGTGAGCCCGCCCGCGACCGCCGTGGCGTCCGCGCCCCCGCCGACCGTCATCAAGGTGGACCTGAGCAAGCCCGAGACGTCGGCGGCCGGGGCCTCGCCCTCGCTGCTCGACGCCATCAGCCAGCAGGGCCGCGCGCCCGCGCCGCGCGGCGAGACGCCCGTGACGCCGCCGGCCCCGACGCCCGCCGCCGAGGCCGTGGCGGTGGTGGAGACGCCCGTGGCGCCCGCGGTGGAGACGCCGCCCGCCGAGGTGAAGCCGGTGGAGACCCCGCGGCCCGTGGAGCCCAAGCCCGAGCCGAGGCCCGCGCCCGCCGAGGTCCTGGCGGCGAACAAGCCCGTCACCGCGCCGGTGGACGAGCACATGGCCCAGGCGCGGCTCAAGGCCGTGGCCCGGGTGTCCAACAAGGCGGAGCTGACGCTCGCCGAGCAGCTGGGGCTCAAGGTGCGCCGGGTCGTCATCGACGCGGGCCACGGCGGCCACGACACGGGCGCCATCGGCCGCAAGGGCACCCGGGAGAAGGACGTGACGCTGGCCATCTCCCGCAAGCTCGCGCAGCAGCTGCGCGAGCAGGGCATGGAGGTGCTGCTCACGCGCGACGAGGATCGCTACCTCAAGCTGGAGGAGCGCGCCCACGTGGCCAACGAGGCGCGGGGCGACCTGTTCATCTCCATCCACTGCAACGCGGCCGAGAGCGGCAAGCTGCGCGGCATCGAGACGTACACGCTCAACACCTCGGCGGACCGCTACTCCATCCGCCTGGCGGCGCGCGAGAACGCCATGTCCGAGAAGGGCATCAGCGACCTGCAGTTCATCCTCGCGGACCTGGCCACCAAGGCCAACACCAGCGAGTCCACGCGGCTGGCCACCCAGGTGCAGAAGAACCTGGTGGGCCACCTGTCCTCGCACTACTCGGACGTGAAGAACCTGGGCACCAAGGAGGCGCTGTTCTACGTGCTGCTCGGCGCCAAGATGCCGGC